Proteins from a genomic interval of Nitrospina gracilis Nb-211:
- a CDS encoding ABC transporter ATP-binding protein, translated as MNEWEESLDQRYYDWPLFKRILSYLRPYRMLVLLSVGLLLSVSILNLAGPYLTKIAIDDHIRVGEYSGLDQIALIYLVVLIAAFVCQFFQYYTIQFIGQQVMYDLRTQVFGHLHKMSFRFFDRNPIGKMITRTVNDIEVLNEMLTSGLILVFSDLFTLVGIFFMLAYLDWRLMLVVCVVFPFLYLATNAYRTRARDALRKNRAHQTTLNTLLEENLSGMTTVQMFNQEENRRKQFTDVSGSKLREDLRSLFYNSVYLPSIDVFSALGMGLVIWYGGGRFVQNEVELGVLVAFLQYLHKFFEPIRDLAEKFNIIQTAMASSERIFELLDTEEDMPNPAQPKPLPRIEGRVEFENVWFAYKNEDYVLQDVSFALEPGESLAIVGATGSGKTTIVNTLYRFYDIQKGTIRVDGTPLTEVDKYALRSQMALVQQDVFLFARNVLDNIRLGNTDLGMEEIESIAHAVHSHHFIDNLPHKYEQALMEGGKSLSLGQKQLLSFARALAFNPRILILDEATSNVDTETEKKIQDAIQKLIQGRTSIVIAHRLSTLQHVDKVLVLRHGKVVEFGTRRELIQQKGTYYNLLKLQSDLTKGP; from the coding sequence ATGAACGAATGGGAAGAAAGTCTCGACCAGCGCTATTACGACTGGCCGCTGTTCAAGCGCATTCTGAGCTACCTGCGGCCATACCGCATGCTGGTGCTGTTGTCGGTGGGCTTGCTGCTTTCCGTGTCGATCCTCAACCTGGCGGGGCCGTACCTCACCAAGATCGCCATCGACGATCACATCAGGGTCGGCGAATACTCCGGGCTCGATCAGATTGCGCTCATCTATCTGGTGGTCCTGATCGCGGCGTTCGTCTGTCAGTTCTTCCAGTACTACACCATCCAGTTCATCGGTCAGCAGGTGATGTACGACCTGCGCACGCAGGTGTTCGGTCACCTCCACAAAATGTCGTTCCGGTTTTTCGACCGCAATCCCATCGGCAAGATGATCACCCGCACCGTGAACGACATCGAGGTGCTGAACGAAATGCTGACATCGGGACTCATCCTCGTATTCAGCGACCTGTTCACGCTGGTCGGCATTTTCTTCATGCTGGCGTACCTCGACTGGCGGCTGATGCTGGTGGTGTGCGTGGTGTTTCCGTTTCTGTATTTGGCGACCAATGCCTACCGCACCCGTGCCCGCGATGCACTTCGCAAGAACCGCGCGCACCAGACCACGCTGAACACCCTGCTGGAAGAAAACCTGTCGGGCATGACCACGGTGCAGATGTTCAACCAGGAGGAGAACCGCCGGAAGCAGTTCACCGATGTGAGCGGTTCCAAACTGAGGGAAGACCTGCGTTCGCTGTTTTACAACTCGGTGTACCTGCCGTCGATCGATGTGTTCAGTGCGCTCGGCATGGGGCTCGTCATCTGGTACGGCGGCGGCCGCTTCGTGCAGAACGAAGTCGAACTGGGTGTGTTGGTGGCGTTCCTCCAGTACCTGCACAAGTTTTTTGAACCGATCCGCGACCTCGCGGAAAAATTCAATATCATCCAAACGGCGATGGCGTCCTCCGAGCGCATCTTCGAGTTGCTCGACACGGAAGAAGATATGCCCAATCCGGCGCAACCGAAGCCGCTTCCCAGGATCGAGGGCCGGGTGGAGTTCGAAAACGTGTGGTTCGCTTACAAGAACGAGGACTACGTTTTGCAGGACGTGTCCTTCGCGCTGGAGCCGGGGGAGAGCCTGGCCATCGTCGGTGCCACGGGTTCCGGCAAGACCACCATTGTCAACACGCTGTACCGTTTTTACGATATTCAAAAAGGAACGATCCGGGTCGATGGCACACCGCTTACGGAAGTGGACAAGTATGCGCTCCGCAGTCAGATGGCGCTGGTGCAACAGGACGTCTTTCTGTTCGCCAGGAACGTGCTGGACAACATCCGCCTCGGCAACACCGATCTCGGTATGGAGGAAATCGAGTCCATCGCGCACGCCGTGCACTCGCACCATTTCATCGACAACCTGCCGCACAAGTACGAACAGGCGCTGATGGAGGGCGGCAAGAGCCTGTCGCTGGGGCAGAAGCAACTGCTGTCGTTTGCGCGGGCGCTGGCGTTCAATCCGCGCATCCTGATCCTCGACGAAGCCACGTCCAACGTCGATACCGAAACGGAGAAAAAAATCCAGGACGCCATTCAAAAACTCATCCAGGGACGCACTTCGATCGTCATCGCGCACCGCCTGTCCACATTGCAGCACGTGGACAAGGTGCTGGTCCTGCGTCATGGCAAGGTCGTCGAGTTCGGCACGCGGCGGGAGTTGATCCAGCAGAAGGGCACTTATTACAACCTGCTCAAACTGCAATCTGACCTGACGAAAGGTCCGTGA
- a CDS encoding ABC transporter ATP-binding protein: MEHVRTFIRYMKPHRREIGVGIIALLVTDLVGMVIPWLLKQVIDLLPNDPAQSQLIEYAGWLFLAAGVQAVARYGWRRHLFGPSRKMEIDILNHVFAHFLTLDRTFFQKHEVGDLMSRATNDLRAVKDFLGLGLLVVLDAVVVIIGCLALMIYINPKLTLYALLPLPIISVLFFTFIRAISIRHQSIQENLSRITSMVQENLAGIRVLHAFVQEQNEIRRFDRLNRDHIDKNMSLAKMFGLFTPSLVFVIGIAAMITLWIGGKEVIDGSITLGSFVAFNGYLMMLSWPMMAIGYVINLWQKGVTAMRRIQHILNSRSALAMPEKEVESFDIRGGIEVRNLTFSYPDSEAQALDGIDLHIEAGTSVAFIGMIGAGKSTLMQLLPRVYDAPQGRILLDGKPLSEIPTAVLRRHIGYVEQEPFLFSTTIRNNIALARPEATDAEIDAVVRCVHLTPDLERFPQGLDTVVGERGVSVSGGQKQRIALARALIRKPRILILDDAFSSLDVETESIILNNIRSVIQGTTTLIVTHRLSLARQVDRVVVLSEGKVLEEGGHAQLMQKQDGVYRHIYNNQALAREMEILLQ, from the coding sequence ATGGAACACGTCCGCACGTTCATTCGATACATGAAGCCGCACCGGCGCGAGATCGGGGTCGGCATCATCGCTCTGCTGGTGACGGACCTGGTCGGTATGGTGATCCCGTGGCTCCTCAAACAGGTGATCGACCTGCTTCCCAACGACCCGGCGCAGAGCCAACTCATCGAATACGCGGGATGGCTGTTCCTCGCGGCGGGCGTGCAGGCGGTGGCGCGTTATGGCTGGCGGCGTCACCTGTTCGGTCCATCGCGCAAGATGGAAATCGACATCCTCAACCACGTGTTTGCGCACTTCCTCACACTCGACCGCACGTTCTTCCAGAAACATGAAGTGGGTGACCTCATGTCCCGCGCCACCAACGACCTGCGCGCGGTGAAGGATTTCCTCGGCCTCGGCCTGCTGGTGGTGTTGGACGCGGTGGTGGTGATCATCGGCTGTCTCGCGCTCATGATCTACATCAACCCGAAGCTCACGCTGTACGCGCTGTTGCCCCTGCCCATCATCTCGGTGCTGTTCTTCACCTTCATCCGCGCCATCAGCATCCGGCATCAGAGTATTCAGGAAAACCTGTCGCGCATCACCAGCATGGTGCAGGAAAACCTGGCGGGCATCCGCGTGCTCCACGCGTTCGTGCAGGAACAAAACGAGATCCGCCGATTCGATCGGCTGAACCGGGATCACATTGACAAGAACATGAGCCTGGCCAAAATGTTCGGCCTGTTCACGCCGTCTTTGGTGTTCGTTATCGGCATTGCGGCAATGATCACGCTGTGGATCGGCGGCAAGGAAGTGATCGACGGCAGCATCACTCTGGGATCGTTCGTGGCGTTCAACGGTTATCTGATGATGCTGTCGTGGCCGATGATGGCCATCGGCTACGTCATCAACCTGTGGCAGAAGGGCGTCACCGCCATGCGCCGCATCCAGCACATTCTAAATTCGCGTTCGGCGCTCGCGATGCCGGAAAAAGAAGTGGAATCGTTCGATATTCGCGGCGGCATCGAGGTGCGCAACCTGACGTTCTCGTACCCGGACAGCGAGGCCCAGGCGCTGGATGGCATCGACTTGCACATCGAGGCGGGGACCAGCGTCGCGTTCATCGGCATGATCGGCGCGGGAAAATCGACGCTCATGCAACTGCTCCCGCGCGTGTACGATGCGCCGCAGGGAAGAATTCTTCTGGACGGCAAACCCCTCTCCGAAATCCCGACAGCGGTCCTGCGCCGTCACATCGGGTACGTCGAACAGGAACCATTCCTGTTCTCCACCACCATCCGCAACAATATCGCGCTGGCGCGGCCGGAGGCGACGGATGCGGAGATCGACGCGGTGGTGCGCTGCGTGCACCTGACGCCGGACCTCGAACGGTTTCCCCAGGGACTCGACACCGTAGTTGGCGAACGCGGCGTGTCGGTTTCCGGCGGGCAGAAACAGCGCATCGCGCTGGCCCGGGCGCTGATCCGCAAACCGCGCATCCTGATTCTCGACGACGCTTTTTCCAGCCTCGATGTCGAAACCGAATCGATCATCCTGAATAATATCCGTTCCGTCATTCAGGGAACGACAACATTGATCGTCACCCACCGCCTGTCTTTGGCCAGGCAGGTGGACCGCGTGGTGGTGCTGAGCGAGGGGAAGGTTCTGGAAGAGGGGGGGCACGCTCAATTGATGCAGAAACAGGACGGCGTGTACCGCCACATCTACAACAACCAGGCGCTGGCGCGCGAGATGGAGATCCTTCTGCAATGA
- a CDS encoding ZIP family metal transporter: MDNSGFYLFLLFIFAVTMIGGWIPTIKDWSQKTFRMLISFCAGILLGAVFFHMVPEITEVLGRQIGFPVILGFLAIYVMEKFIMVHPCEEGHCDYHKIGLAAYAGIGFHSILDGVAIGAASMLNMSVVILLAVTIHKFPAALALSSILMKGGEFSSRKVLAYMVIFALITPAAAILSTFALEEFNPYPVGFALGVSAGTFLYISIGDLLPTVHEGDEKKLNNLICLSLGLVAMFLSMGTV; encoded by the coding sequence ATGGACAATTCGGGCTTCTATTTGTTTCTGCTGTTCATCTTCGCTGTGACCATGATCGGCGGCTGGATTCCCACCATCAAGGATTGGTCGCAAAAGACCTTCCGCATGTTGATCAGCTTCTGCGCCGGGATTCTGCTGGGCGCGGTCTTCTTCCACATGGTCCCGGAAATCACCGAAGTGCTGGGCCGCCAGATCGGATTCCCCGTGATCCTCGGGTTCCTCGCCATTTATGTGATGGAAAAATTCATCATGGTGCACCCGTGTGAAGAGGGTCACTGCGATTACCACAAGATCGGCCTCGCGGCGTATGCGGGCATCGGTTTTCACAGCATCCTCGACGGTGTGGCCATCGGCGCGGCCAGCATGTTGAACATGAGTGTGGTCATCCTGCTTGCGGTGACGATTCACAAATTCCCGGCGGCGCTGGCCCTGAGCAGTATTCTGATGAAGGGCGGCGAGTTCTCCAGCCGAAAGGTTCTCGCGTACATGGTGATCTTCGCCCTGATCACCCCGGCGGCGGCGATTCTTTCCACGTTTGCGCTGGAAGAGTTCAATCCCTATCCCGTCGGCTTCGCTCTCGGCGTGTCGGCCGGCACGTTTTTGTACATCAGCATTGGCGACCTGCTTCCCACCGTGCACGAAGGGGATGAAAAGAAACTGAACAATCTGATTTGCCTGTCCCTGGGGTTGGTGGCCATGTTTCTTTCCATGGGCACCGTCTGA
- a CDS encoding HEAT repeat domain-containing protein, translating to MWNRIKIFAAALFLLGTAFLPLALAVEEGGVAPKALVEKLREECRQILRMTYQSDEAFVRSGAIRAAGESLDPELIDLVVEGTLDFYPTTRQFALQALEKMSKDAALQAAKRLLDDSNIWVRSVALEMVAELGDRESLSTIRKQLDAPDRMVRLAAAYALFRLGEEKYYAHLVDALGAGDAVQRYQAISYLGQIGDEKSLQHLAALLESEEPDVVTNALKAIGEKADIVLLRPLIRLSLSPNASVRGRALLAMGYLPPVAVLKELKPFCNDADPVVRLSAALSLFRLNSEDCRRVFSDLLQSPDFGMRSMTARVLGETPLPNRAQLLKQVLNDPVTRVRTAAVRATGMMGGAAAFQLLLPMLNDPQAVIRAYAAGNLIRVMGEKHG from the coding sequence ATGTGGAATCGAATTAAAATTTTTGCGGCGGCGCTCTTCCTGCTGGGAACGGCCTTTTTGCCCCTGGCCCTCGCGGTGGAGGAAGGGGGTGTGGCCCCGAAGGCGCTGGTTGAAAAACTGCGCGAGGAATGCCGCCAGATCCTGCGCATGACGTACCAAAGTGACGAGGCGTTCGTGCGCAGTGGGGCCATCCGTGCCGCCGGGGAGTCGCTCGACCCGGAGTTGATCGACCTCGTCGTCGAGGGCACGCTGGATTTTTATCCGACGACGCGCCAGTTTGCCCTGCAGGCGCTGGAGAAAATGTCGAAGGACGCCGCGCTTCAGGCCGCCAAGCGGCTGTTGGATGACTCCAATATCTGGGTGCGGTCGGTGGCGCTGGAGATGGTCGCGGAGTTGGGCGACCGGGAATCGCTTTCCACGATCCGCAAACAGTTGGACGCACCGGACCGCATGGTGCGCCTTGCGGCGGCGTATGCCCTGTTCCGGTTGGGCGAGGAAAAGTACTATGCTCACCTGGTCGATGCGCTCGGCGCGGGCGATGCGGTTCAGCGGTACCAGGCCATCAGCTACCTTGGGCAGATCGGCGACGAGAAATCCCTGCAACACCTCGCCGCTTTGCTGGAGTCGGAGGAACCGGATGTTGTTACCAATGCGCTCAAGGCGATCGGAGAAAAAGCGGACATCGTGCTGTTGCGTCCACTCATTCGCCTCAGCCTGAGTCCGAATGCCTCGGTGCGCGGCCGGGCGTTGTTGGCTATGGGGTACCTGCCGCCGGTGGCGGTGCTCAAGGAATTGAAGCCGTTCTGCAACGACGCCGACCCGGTGGTGCGGCTGTCCGCCGCCTTGTCCCTGTTCCGGCTGAACAGCGAGGACTGCCGCCGCGTGTTTTCGGACCTTCTGCAAAGCCCCGACTTCGGCATGCGCAGTATGACCGCACGGGTATTGGGAGAAACGCCCCTGCCGAACCGGGCTCAGCTTTTGAAGCAGGTTTTGAATGATCCCGTCACCCGCGTTCGCACCGCCGCCGTCCGCGCCACGGGCATGATGGGCGGAGCCGCGGCGTTCCAACTGCTATTGCCCATGCTCAACGATCCGCAGGCGGTCATTCGCGCTTATGCCGCCGGGAACCTGATCCGGGTCATGGGCGAAAAACACGGCTGA